Part of the Syntrophorhabdales bacterium genome is shown below.
GCAGCCTCCCTACGTAGTGAAGGCAGACGGGCTCGCTGCGGGCAAAGGGGCCTACGTCATCAAGGGGAGGGACGAGGGAGAGAAAGCATTGCGGGAAACACTTGTTGACTCGCTTTTCGGAGAAGCAGGCAGACGTATTATTGTAGAAGAGTTTCTCGAAGGCATCGAAGCATCGTGCCTTGCTTTCACAGACGGGCAATCAATGCTTCCCATGTTACCGTCGCAGGACCACAAGGCTCTGCTGGATAATGACCGCGGCCCAAACACAGGAGGCATGGGCGCCTATACGCCGCTTACCTTCCTTGACAAGCCGATGGAAGAAGAGATCAATAACAGTATCATGACGCGCACGGTCACTGCCTTGCGCAGCGAAGGCATTGGCTACAAGGGAGTGCTTTATGGCGGCATTATGATTGCGCATGGGAAGCCCTTCGTGCTTGAGTTCAATGCCCGCTTCGGAGATCCTGAGACGCAGCCCATCTTATTCAAGATGGAAAGCGACCTGCTGCCCATCCTCCTGGCCTGCGCCGAAGGCAGGCTCAGCGGGGTAGGGGAGATTACATGGAAGCGCGGAGTCTCTATATGCGTGGTGCTTGCCTCTGGCGGTTACCCTGAAAAGCCTGAAAAGGGGAAGCTCATTCGCGGGCTGGAGGAGATGAAGCGGAGCAATGATGTGTTCGTGTTCCATGCGGGCACGAAAAAGGTGGGCAACGAGTACTATACGTCGGGAGGGAGAGTTCTCGGCGTGACCGCGATGGGTGAGACCCACAAGGATGCTATACGGAAAGTCTATGACGCGGTCTCCTGCATATCCTTTGATGGCATGCAGTACCGCAGGGACATAGGGGCAAAGGCGCTGAAAGTGATCAGCACAGGAGCAGATATATAACAAAGTGGAGGAATGTAGTATGGGTAAATCGTATAAGATAGGTGTTATACCGGGAGACGGGACCGGCCCTGAAGTAGTCGCAGAGGGCAGAAAAGTACTGGACGCAACAGCGAAGAAATTTGGCTTCTCTCTCCACTACACTGACTATGATGTGGGCGGAGAACGTTATTTGAAGACCGGTGAACTCTTGCCGGACAGCGTCATTGCTGAGTTCAAGGCTCAG
Proteins encoded:
- the purD gene encoding phosphoribosylamine--glycine ligase gives rise to the protein MKVLVVGGGGREHALVWKLSQSPMVEALFCAPGNGGISDAAACVGLDAGDIDGLISFVKREGIEFVVVGPENPLAAGIVDAFEREGILIFGPRAAGARMETSKIFAKQLMERHSIPTASFKIFEAYEDAERYVRALQPPYVVKADGLAAGKGAYVIKGRDEGEKALRETLVDSLFGEAGRRIIVEEFLEGIEASCLAFTDGQSMLPMLPSQDHKALLDNDRGPNTGGMGAYTPLTFLDKPMEEEINNSIMTRTVTALRSEGIGYKGVLYGGIMIAHGKPFVLEFNARFGDPETQPILFKMESDLLPILLACAEGRLSGVGEITWKRGVSICVVLASGGYPEKPEKGKLIRGLEEMKRSNDVFVFHAGTKKVGNEYYTSGGRVLGVTAMGETHKDAIRKVYDAVSCISFDGMQYRRDIGAKALKVISTGADI